Part of the Ictalurus furcatus strain D&B chromosome 28, Billie_1.0, whole genome shotgun sequence genome is shown below.
tgtgtgtgtaggaaagtGATGAGCGAGAGCCCAGTCCGAGCGGTAGTGAAACTCCTGGACCCCAGAGGCCGCGCTCTAACTCAGGCAGAGAGCTCACTGATGAGGTACTGCTacacatgcgtgtgtgtgtgagagagagaggtgtgttaGATATCCAGTCGTTCATTCAGGGTTTTTCTTGACCCTGCAGGAGATCCTGGCGAGCGTGATGATTAAGAACCTGGACACGGGCGAGGAGATCCCGCTGAACCAGGCCGAGGAGAAACTCCCAGCGGGAATCAACCCACTCACACTGCACATCATGAGGAGGACCAAGGAGTACATCACGTACGACTAGCACGTCTGATAGGAgatttcccataatgcaccactttaaaaaaaaaaaaaaaaggctgcggTATGGTAGCGTTTACGTCACGTCCGTTTTCACATCACTTCCCTTAAATACACGTTAAATCACGGGAACGTTTGTTCAACTCCAGCTCCAACTTCTCtctcagattagattagattagatgaaggtcacatgacaaagCCCAGGTCATTTGGAGCAAACAAACCacgtgttttttaatttttataaaccAGTTTCCTCGAGTCGATTTTAGAGTAAAAATACAGGCAGGAGTCCCGAGCTGCTTCCCCGTCACGCCTTTAACTGTCAGGCCGTGTCCCCGGGTGTTTTCCAGAGTGGTGTACCCATAATCCCCTTCTCCACGCTCCCATCTGTCCTCGTTTTACAGTGCAACCCAGGCAACACATGACTGAtcatctctctccttccttttttttttttttttttttaaacggcaCTGAAGGAATTTAAAGGAGCGCTTGTTCCTGAAATGGCTAACGATGCCTGAATGCTAGTGCTAACAACCTCGTGTCATTTTATTACTGTTCTGCTTGCTAGAGGAGCATTTAGATCCACCGTGTGACTCGCCAtatctccctccccctctccccacaGGAACGACGCCGCTCAGTCAGACGACGATGATAAGAGTCAGGCTCCGCTGACCGACTCGGACGGAGGGAAGCTCAAACAGAAAacgtaaaacaaacaaaaacattgcttATCACCTGCTTTTGATTACTGATCGTCATCTCGTCTTGGTCCTATTTTCTGTTCTCGCTCTTTTCCTCTTcctagtttttatttcacctttgttCCTGATCCTTCAGTTTCTTTCCTTTACATTCTCATCGTCCTCCTCTGCACCGTcctcttcctgttcttcttctccatcttttcagtttttaaatttattaccCCTTCATCTTTTGGTCTTCTATTCAGTGCTTTTTCCtgttctctcctcctcctcatcatcatcatccttttgacctttttttgtttttgtttttgttttctccttctCTGGCTGCTCTTCTCACTCTGTTATTCCGCGCAGCACGCAGCTGAAGAAGTTCCTGGGAAAGTCGGTGAAGCGGGCGAAGCACCTGGCGGAGGAGTACGGCGAACGCGCGGTCAACAAGGTGAAGAGCGTGCGGGATGAGGTGTTCCACTCGGAGCAGGACGAGCCGTCGTCCAGCGACGACGAGGGCATGCCGTACACGCGGCCCGTCAAATTCAAAGCGGCGCACGGCTTCAAGGGCCCGTTCGACTTCGACCACGTCCGAGTGGTGCAGGACCTTAGCGGAGAGCACatggtgaggaggaggaggaggaggaggagggaaccGAGGAATACTGAACAGTTAAATGAGttatgttattgtgtgtgtgtgtgtgtgtgtgtgtgtgtgtgtggtcagggAGCGGTCTGGACGATGAAGTTCTCTCACTGCGGCCGGCTCCTGGCTACAGCCGGGCAAGACAACGTGGTTCGCATCTGGGTCCTAAAAAACGCATACGACTACTTTAACAACATGAGAATCAAATACAACACTGAGGGTAGGAACCATtcgctgttgattattttactttaacCGCACAACAGTGTTctattctttatatataaaaaatatatatattttatatgtgcatcacattttattctttGGCTGTAGGTCGTGTCTCGCCATCGCCATCTCAAGAGAGTTTGTGCTCCTCCAAGTCTGACACTGAAGGAggggtaagacacacacacacacacacacacacacacacacacacacacacacacacagactgcgCTCTTActcaataaacattaataagcGTCggtaaacaataaacaaaaagcaaTCTTTTGCTTGTAAATGCTTCCATTAACTTGTATAATGGGTTTTAGAGAACAGGCTTCTGTAAGTCTCTGGATGAGCGCAtctgctaaatgtaaatataaatgttgatttctctctctctctcctgcgtGCCAGCCCGCGGGAGCGGCGGTGGACGACTCGGACCTCGAAGACAAAACCGTCCCCTTCAGGCAGATTCCCTTCTGCAAGTACAAAGGCCACACAGCCGACCTCCTGGACCTCTCCTGGTCAAAGGTGAGAGTTTGACGCCCGTCTCTTCCCCCTGTCTCAGTCGATAGACTCCCTACTGACACCTTCCTGTCTTCACAGAACTACTTCCTGCTGTCGTCGTCCATGGATAAGACGGTGCGCCTCTGGCACATATCGCGGCGAGAGTGCCTCTGCTGTTTCCAGCACATCGACTTCGTCACGGCGATCGCCTTCCATCCCAGAGTGAGAGCGCTGCGTCCGCCGCGTCCGCTTCTGACGTATCTGTGCGAGGAAAGCGCGGCCGGGtaacgtgtgtctgtgtgtctgtgcaggaTGACCGGTACTTCCTGAGCGGCTCGCTGGACGGCAAGCTGCGCCTGTGGAACATTCCGGATAAGAAGGTGGCCCTGTGGAACGAGGTGGACGGCCAGACGCGCCTCATCACCGCCGCCAACTTCTGTCAGAACGGCAAATATGCCGTCATCGGCACCTACGACGGGCGCTGCATTTTCTATGACaccgaggtgtgtgtgtgtggaaaaaaaaacaacaaaaaaaaaccgctCACTCTCATTCCATACAGTTGTTGGGtctgatggtcaggggtgcacatatttttggctatatggtttatatttatgcagaaaatgaCTTTTCCCCCTCTTTTGTGTCTTGTTTATCCATCAGCGCCTTAAGTACCACACGCAGATCCACGTGCGCTCCACCAGGGGGAGGAACCGCGTGGGCCGCAAAATTACCGGCATCGAGCCTCTGCCTGGAGAGAATAAAGTAATTAATCatgattatacacacacacacacacacacacacacacttaccctttagtgttaaatgaaatcAGACAGCGATTTCTCTTTTCTCACCCCCGTCAGATCCTGGTGACGTCGAACGACTCTCGCATTCGTCTGTACGACCTGAGGGACCTGTCGCTGTCCATGAAGTACAAGGGCTACGTGAACAGCAGCAGTCAGATCAAAGCTAGCTTCAGGTGAGGAAGCAATTTGTGTGGCCACGCCCCCCACAACAAGCACTTGTGATAACAGTAATAAAAACATGGACACACccatttctgtaatgttttttgtttttgttttgtttttctttctctctacagCGTTCACTTATCAATGATATCAATGAAATATATTGATTTCTCAATACAGTTTGTGTCTGGAAATTAAATCTTACTAAAAACATTTGCCCCAACTCAAAGTATTCAATCATAAATGTTgatttgaatcagtgaattatttcatttgaatcagtgaatcattccAGCAGTGGAGCTCGGTTATGAATCATATAAGACGAGATTTTTctagtttttttaattttatagaaACGGTGTCGCGTCGGTAACAGATTCCTGgttgtctttttaaaataatttttatttaacgtAAAGCTTAACGTACTAAACTAACCGCCGCATATTTTCTGCTCTCCTAGTCACGATTACTCGTTCATCGTGAGCGGCTCGGAGGATCGCTACGTGTACATCTGGAGCACGTACCACGACCTGAGCAAATTCACCTCGGTACGGAGGGACCGCAATGACTTCTGGGAAGGAATTAAAGGTAAAAACGAAACGGAGGAGGTGTCCGTGACGTCTCGTCTAGTAACGAACGCGAGATGTTGATGTGTGGAAACGTAAACGTTTGTGTCTCTCGTAGCCCACAACGCCGTCGTGACGTCGGCCATCTTCGCGCCGCACCCGGACCTGATCGTGCCCCAGGAGCCAGGGGCGGAGAAACCCGACACAGAGTGCAAGAGCGACGTCACCGACGAATCCGAGCCCATCCCGTCAGGTAACGCctgtaaccatggcaacctGCGTCGCGCAGCATTCGTCATCATGTCTGACGTTAAACATACGATATTTCTCTTCCCTTACAGGAGCTTTAAAAACGGATCACACGGAAGTTCTCCTCTCCGCCGACTTCACAGGCGCCATCAAAGTGTTCGTCAACGTGAAAAAATACTAAGCGCTTTAAATCTGTTGGACTTGGGACTGGGGGGGGTGGAGctatgtcaaaaaacaaaacaaaaaaaaaaaaaaacccaagatgaTTCTACGAGTATCACTTTATTGTATTGTCTTTAATCGGAGGACTATAAACCCCACCCACAGCTCCTTCTTCGTCTAGCGATCGGCTTCCGGTGAGTGCTCTGAGAGGGGGAAGCGGGGATGTCGTCAAGCCCCGCCCTCTGCGCAGGGAACAGGGACCCAGGAAGTGGACACGGTGGAGGACAATCGAGGACGGAAACGGAGGAACGCATCTAGAACTCGACGCACTTCTTTTATCTTtcatcattctttttctttcggCAGACAGCGGTAATTTTACAAACGAGGTCGGTTTGAGGAAAAGCTTAACTGTTCTCGGGGGAGGGGTGGGATGAAATCTAACTGCCACGTTGCGAGTCTCGTTTATCGATCAAGTTCTCACTGTGTttacacttttttgtttgtacttATGCCCGTTCGATGGAAACGACAGAGCTGGCACAGTCGATTATACATTTAGTGTTTAGCCACACCCACacaactccataaaaggcaaagtcTGCAGAGCTGAAGATGACAAAATGGCCACTAAACGCCGATAGAGCACCTCGTGAACACGGCACGCACTCAATTTTCCAGTAACGCAGCCCGGTCACCGCAGCGCATCACTGAAACAGACGCGCACGAACCCCTCCCACCTTTTTCTCCGTTCAGTACagcttgaaataaataagcgaTTCGGACGCGACAGCGTAACCTGCGAATGAACTCTTCGCCACTCGTACGTCTCCTTGCGTGAAAATGTACACAGCGCTAGGCTACAAATGTTTTCTGAGTCTGGTGTAAACGCTGTGGCGAAGGACTCGTGGATGAATCCGTTCGTATTCGGTTTGATAAACGAGGCTCGCCGCGTCACACTCGCGGGACCAGGTTAACGTCGTGGAACAAGTTCCCCGTGCAGGTGCAGCGGTGttattttttggtttgtttattttgatgaAAGCTGAATCTCCACTATGTTTCGTATCGTACTCTGATGAGGAAACTTCATTTGATCAGAAAACGTTTTGATCAGTGTTGGTGAAGATGagtgttgttttttctgtttttctcccccACACATGACCAGAAAAGTAGTTGGGACATTCAGCTAAAGTTTGACCAAATGATCAGAAGTTGAATTATTCTTCGCCATTCTGAAGGTTTTCTTGCtgctgtttttcactttatcttGCATTTGTGGGGAAAGTTAAGACACACATCATAAATTACAGCTGCAGatctgatctcacacacacacacacacacacacacttctaatgGGTTCCTGTTTGT
Proteins encoded:
- the wdr44 gene encoding WD repeat-containing protein 44 isoform X3, producing the protein MASDTSDAEEFYDADEDVNLSPSPNVSPAKFILPKCQGLENPAQEEAAVTEPRHDDSLQIIDSIIEESQKGGGVEEDLLSSEEKSSASSLPVAPDLPAALDVEQEVRSQDTPDTQEAAPEGARASQEVPPLPPDVTRALGPSQSADTDTPKTADILDQMPLRDKPESESDLSGPSKPPRQFTVEPDIVASTKKTPPTRPPPPSGAAPPRPPPPARPSLPAMSADGAEEPCGLVSPNSSARGLAKELQHSLDLASATSGNKVVTAQESDEREPSPSGSETPGPQRPRSNSGRELTDEEILASVMIKNLDTGEEIPLNQAEEKLPAGINPLTLHIMRRTKEYITNDAAQSDDDDKSQAPLTDSDGGKLKQKTTQLKKFLGKSVKRAKHLAEEYGERAVNKVKSVRDEVFHSEQDEPSSSDDEGMPYTRPVKFKAAHGFKGPFDFDHVRVVQDLSGEHMGAVWTMKFSHCGRLLATAGQDNVVRIWVLKNAYDYFNNMRIKYNTEGRVSPSPSQESLCSSKSDTEGGPAGAAVDDSDLEDKTVPFRQIPFCKYKGHTADLLDLSWSKNYFLLSSSMDKTVRLWHISRRECLCCFQHIDFVTAIAFHPRDDRYFLSGSLDGKLRLWNIPDKKVALWNEVDGQTRLITAANFCQNGKYAVIGTYDGRCIFYDTERLKYHTQIHVRSTRGRNRVGRKITGIEPLPGENKILVTSNDSRIRLYDLRDLSLSMKYKGYVNSSSQIKASFSHDYSFIVSGSEDRYVYIWSTYHDLSKFTSVRRDRNDFWEGIKAHNAVVTSAIFAPHPDLIVPQEPGAEKPDTECKSDVTDESEPIPSGALKTDHTEVLLSADFTGAIKVFVNVKKY
- the wdr44 gene encoding WD repeat-containing protein 44 isoform X5: MSRSPAKFILPKCQGLENPAQEEAAVTEPRHDDSLQIIDSIIEESQKGGGVEEDLLSSEEKSSASSLPVAPDLPAALDVEQEVRSQDTPDTQEAAPEGARASQEVPPLPPDVTRALGPSQSADTDTPKTADILDQMPLRDKPESESDLSGPSKPPRQFTVEPDIVASTKKTPPTRPPPPSGAAPPRPPPPARPSLPASKKSQETIRPTRLEVSADGAEEPCGLVSPNSSARGLAKELQHSLDLASATSGNKVVTAQESDEREPSPSGSETPGPQRPRSNSGRELTDEEILASVMIKNLDTGEEIPLNQAEEKLPAGINPLTLHIMRRTKEYITNDAAQSDDDDKSQAPLTDSDGGKLKQKTTQLKKFLGKSVKRAKHLAEEYGERAVNKVKSVRDEVFHSEQDEPSSSDDEGMPYTRPVKFKAAHGFKGPFDFDHVRVVQDLSGEHMGAVWTMKFSHCGRLLATAGQDNVVRIWVLKNAYDYFNNMRIKYNTEGRVSPSPSQESLCSSKSDTEGGPAGAAVDDSDLEDKTVPFRQIPFCKYKGHTADLLDLSWSKNYFLLSSSMDKTVRLWHISRRECLCCFQHIDFVTAIAFHPRDDRYFLSGSLDGKLRLWNIPDKKVALWNEVDGQTRLITAANFCQNGKYAVIGTYDGRCIFYDTERLKYHTQIHVRSTRGRNRVGRKITGIEPLPGENKILVTSNDSRIRLYDLRDLSLSMKYKGYVNSSSQIKASFSHDYSFIVSGSEDRYVYIWSTYHDLSKFTSVRRDRNDFWEGIKAHNAVVTSAIFAPHPDLIVPQEPGAEKPDTECKSDVTDESEPIPSGALKTDHTEVLLSADFTGAIKVFVNVKKY
- the wdr44 gene encoding WD repeat-containing protein 44 isoform X1, with product MASDTSDAEEFYDADEDVNLSPSPNVSPAKFILPKCQGLENPAQEEAAVTEPRHDDSLQIIDSIIEESQKGGGVEEDLLSSEEKSSASSLPVAPDLPAALDVEQEVRSQDTPDTQEAAPEGARASQEVPPLPPDVTRALGPSQSADTDTPKTADILDQMPLRDKPESESDLSGPSKPPRQFTVEPDIVASTKKTPPTRPPPPSGAAPPRPPPPARPSLPASKKSQETIRPTRLEVSADGAEEPCGLVSPNSSARGLAKELQHSLDLASATSGNKVVTAQESDEREPSPSGSETPGPQRPRSNSGRELTDEEILASVMIKNLDTGEEIPLNQAEEKLPAGINPLTLHIMRRTKEYITNDAAQSDDDDKSQAPLTDSDGGKLKQKTTQLKKFLGKSVKRAKHLAEEYGERAVNKVKSVRDEVFHSEQDEPSSSDDEGMPYTRPVKFKAAHGFKGPFDFDHVRVVQDLSGEHMGAVWTMKFSHCGRLLATAGQDNVVRIWVLKNAYDYFNNMRIKYNTEGRVSPSPSQESLCSSKSDTEGGPAGAAVDDSDLEDKTVPFRQIPFCKYKGHTADLLDLSWSKNYFLLSSSMDKTVRLWHISRRECLCCFQHIDFVTAIAFHPRDDRYFLSGSLDGKLRLWNIPDKKVALWNEVDGQTRLITAANFCQNGKYAVIGTYDGRCIFYDTERLKYHTQIHVRSTRGRNRVGRKITGIEPLPGENKILVTSNDSRIRLYDLRDLSLSMKYKGYVNSSSQIKASFSHDYSFIVSGSEDRYVYIWSTYHDLSKFTSVRRDRNDFWEGIKAHNAVVTSAIFAPHPDLIVPQEPGAEKPDTECKSDVTDESEPIPSGALKTDHTEVLLSADFTGAIKVFVNVKKY
- the wdr44 gene encoding WD repeat-containing protein 44 isoform X2, yielding MASDTSDAEEFYDADEDVNLSPSPNVSPAKFILPKCQGLENPAQEEAAVTEPRHDDSLQIIDSIIEESQKGGGVEEDLLSSEEKSSASSLPVAPDLPAALDVEQEVRSQDTPDTQEAAPEGARASQEVPPLPPDVTRALGPSQSADTDTPKTADILDQMPLRDKPESESDLSGPSKPPRQFTVEPDIVASTKKTPPTRPPPPSGAAPPRPPPPARPSLPASKKSQETIRPTRLEDGAEEPCGLVSPNSSARGLAKELQHSLDLASATSGNKVVTAQESDEREPSPSGSETPGPQRPRSNSGRELTDEEILASVMIKNLDTGEEIPLNQAEEKLPAGINPLTLHIMRRTKEYITNDAAQSDDDDKSQAPLTDSDGGKLKQKTTQLKKFLGKSVKRAKHLAEEYGERAVNKVKSVRDEVFHSEQDEPSSSDDEGMPYTRPVKFKAAHGFKGPFDFDHVRVVQDLSGEHMGAVWTMKFSHCGRLLATAGQDNVVRIWVLKNAYDYFNNMRIKYNTEGRVSPSPSQESLCSSKSDTEGGPAGAAVDDSDLEDKTVPFRQIPFCKYKGHTADLLDLSWSKNYFLLSSSMDKTVRLWHISRRECLCCFQHIDFVTAIAFHPRDDRYFLSGSLDGKLRLWNIPDKKVALWNEVDGQTRLITAANFCQNGKYAVIGTYDGRCIFYDTERLKYHTQIHVRSTRGRNRVGRKITGIEPLPGENKILVTSNDSRIRLYDLRDLSLSMKYKGYVNSSSQIKASFSHDYSFIVSGSEDRYVYIWSTYHDLSKFTSVRRDRNDFWEGIKAHNAVVTSAIFAPHPDLIVPQEPGAEKPDTECKSDVTDESEPIPSGALKTDHTEVLLSADFTGAIKVFVNVKKY
- the wdr44 gene encoding WD repeat-containing protein 44 isoform X4 produces the protein MASDTSDAEEFYDADEDVNLSPSPNVSPAKFILPKCQGLENPAQEEAAVTEPRHDDSLQIIDSIIEESQKGGGVEEDLLSSEEKSSASSLPVAPDLPAALDVEQEVRSQDTPDTQEAAPEGARASQEVPPLPPDVTRALGPSQSADTDTPKTADILDQMPLRDKPESESDLSGPSKPPRQFTVEPDIVASTKKTPPTRPPPPSGAAPPRPPPPARPSLPANGAEEPCGLVSPNSSARGLAKELQHSLDLASATSGNKVVTAQESDEREPSPSGSETPGPQRPRSNSGRELTDEEILASVMIKNLDTGEEIPLNQAEEKLPAGINPLTLHIMRRTKEYITNDAAQSDDDDKSQAPLTDSDGGKLKQKTTQLKKFLGKSVKRAKHLAEEYGERAVNKVKSVRDEVFHSEQDEPSSSDDEGMPYTRPVKFKAAHGFKGPFDFDHVRVVQDLSGEHMGAVWTMKFSHCGRLLATAGQDNVVRIWVLKNAYDYFNNMRIKYNTEGRVSPSPSQESLCSSKSDTEGGPAGAAVDDSDLEDKTVPFRQIPFCKYKGHTADLLDLSWSKNYFLLSSSMDKTVRLWHISRRECLCCFQHIDFVTAIAFHPRDDRYFLSGSLDGKLRLWNIPDKKVALWNEVDGQTRLITAANFCQNGKYAVIGTYDGRCIFYDTERLKYHTQIHVRSTRGRNRVGRKITGIEPLPGENKILVTSNDSRIRLYDLRDLSLSMKYKGYVNSSSQIKASFSHDYSFIVSGSEDRYVYIWSTYHDLSKFTSVRRDRNDFWEGIKAHNAVVTSAIFAPHPDLIVPQEPGAEKPDTECKSDVTDESEPIPSGALKTDHTEVLLSADFTGAIKVFVNVKKY